One genomic region from Epinephelus fuscoguttatus linkage group LG6, E.fuscoguttatus.final_Chr_v1 encodes:
- the LOC125889937 gene encoding neurogenic locus notch homolog protein 1-like isoform X2: MHIFFVKLTFLLSLIALTRGLRCSMPSESCLNQGWCEATTDGNGQCKCPVGFVGSRCEFPDPCTSSPCMNEGSCLAVPKGKTVDYSCVCKLGFSGRRCVTPINNICISSPCRNGGTCVLESLQTFKCRCPPGWSGKLCQQANPCASNPCANGGLCSAIDSHYICTCTPFFSGQTCKQDVNECDVSTSPCKNGGLCINDVGGYRCQCPQEYTGKHCESRYLPCNPSPCHNGGTCIQKGETSYECSCVPGFTGKNCNHNIDDCPGHECQNGGTCVDGVNTYNCQCKPEFTGQLCTEDVDECQLMPNACQNGGTCHNTYGSYQCVCVNGWTGDDCSENIDDCASAACHHGSTCHDRVASFYCECPHGRTGLLCQLDDACISNPCQKGSNCDTNPVSGNHFCTCPSGYFGASCDQDVDECSLGSNPCEHAGKCINTKGSFQCKCQRGYVGPRCELDINECMSNPCLNEATCLDQIGDFHCICMPGYEGEFCEIDTDECAGSPCLNNGKCIDKINAFHCQCPTGFTGNLCQIDIDECASTPCKNGAKCTDGPNKYTCECTEGYSGRHCETDINECYSDPCHYGTCIDGLASFSCHCRPGYTGRLCETNINECLSQPCRNGGTCQDRENAYICSCPKGTTGINCEINIDDCKSNPCDYGTCIDKINGYECACEPGYTGTMCNINIDECAINPCHNGGTCIDGINGFTCVCPEGYHDATCFSQVNECLSNPCIHGHCEDKINGYKCLCDSGWSGKNCDINNNECESNPCMNGGTCKDMTSGYVCTCCMGFTGPNCQTNINECASNPCLNQGTCIDDVAGYMCNCILPYTGENCETLMAPCSSKPCKHGGVCQESEDYQSFSCDCPEGWQGQTCEVDIKECVKNPCRNGATCQNTLGSYRCACKPGFAGRNCEDNIDDCKPNPCSNGGLCKDEVNGFLCTCLPGFRGTKCEEDINECESNPCKNGANCTDCVNSYTCTCPPGFSGIHCENNTPDCTESSCFNGGTCMDGINTFTCLCPPGFTGSYCQHDINECDSKPCLNGGTCQDSYGTYKCTCPHGYIGLNCQNLVRWCDSSPCKNGGTCWQRGTTYSCECMTGWTGLYCDVPSVSCEVAAKQRGVDVAHLCRNSGQCLDAGNVHYCHCQVGYTGSYCEEQVDECTPNPCQNGATCTDFLGGYTCKCMPGYVGTNCSDEINECFSQPCQNGGTCIDLINTYKCSCPRGTQGVHCEINIDDCNPFIDPVTKEPKCFNKGTCVDRVGGYHCTCPAGYVGERCEGDVNECLSNPCDPRGTHSCIQLTNNYRCECRTGYTGQRCDTVFDGCKGKPCRNGGTCAVASNTPHGFICKCPPGFTGSTCEYDAQACGSLHCRNGGTCISGHKSPKCLCTPSFTGPECQYPTDSPCNSNPCYNGGTCEYTSEAPFYHCVCPKYFNGLLCHILDPKFQGGFGNNIEPPPSDVDVSCHIPQCEEAQHNKFCDVLCNNHECGWDNGDCSLNFDDPWKNCSSSLQCWRYFNDGKCDSQCDNAGCLYDGFDCQNLEGQCNPLYDQYCKDHYADGHCDQGCNNAECGWDGLDCANNMPEKLAVGQLVLVVHITPEHLLNNSFGFLRELSHVLRTNVIFRKDAKGEMMVYPYYGNEHELKKYNVKRSVDSWSEVPGKVLNVVKRSLYDEADGSQRTKRELDHLQIKGSVVHLEVDNRQCFQQSTECFQSTNDAAAFLGALASSGKLDVPYTIEAVFSGVDPPSSQDLYPIYLVLGGVGILAFLGVGMVAARKRRHEHGRLWLPEGFKTTETSKKKRREPVGEDSVGLKPLKNTSDISLMDDNQNEWGEDEPSDAKRFRFDEQAILEVDDQTDHRQWTQQHLDAADLRIPSIAPTPPQGEIENDCMDVNVRGPDGFTPLMIASCSGGGLETGNSEEEEDASANVINDFIYQGANLHNQTDRTGETALHLAARYARSDAAKRLLEASADANIQDNMGRTPLHAAVAADAQGVFQILIRNRATDLDSRMHDGTTPLILAARLAVEGMVEELINCHADVNAIDDFGKSALHWAAAVNNVEAAIVLLKNGANKDMQNNKEETPLFLAAREGSYETAKVLLDHFANREITDHMDRLPRDIAQERMHHDIVRLMDDYNLVRSPHMHGGSLSTTLSPPLCSPNGYLGGMKQPQPQGQGQGKKARKPSAKGIGCKEGKDMKVKKKNSQDGKSGNLLDSSAVLSPVDSLESPHGYVSDVASPPMMTSPFQQSPSVSLNHLQGMSDPHLSVNHMVMPNKQELARMQFDPLPPRLTHLPVSGSGGQGAINGQCDWLSRMHGNLSQPGQFNPMRGAAGGQGGLHPGGQHGLMTSLHNGHPTTSLSQMITYQGIQSTRLGPQPHIMQQQAQQMQQMQNLQQLQQQQQQQQQSIQLQHQNSNSTNSQNFISGELSSPELQQGTGNSSMPIHTILPQETQIMPSSISQSMPSTQFLTPPSQHSYSGPMDNTPNHQVQVPDHPFLTPSPGSPDQWSSSSPHSNMSDWSEGISSPPTSMQSQIGHIPEQFK, encoded by the exons gtGCCCGGTGGGATTCGTAGGAAGCAGGTGCGAGTTCCCTGACCCATGCACCAGCTCGCCATGCATGAACGAAGGCTCGTGTCTGGCCGTGCCCAAGGGGAAAACGGTGGACTACAGCTGCGTCTGCAAACTTGGCTTCTCCGGTCGCCGCTGCGTCACGCCCATCAACAATATCTGTATCAGCTCACCGTGTCGCAACGGAGGCACCTGCGTGCTGGAGAGCCTTCAGACGTTCAAGTGCCGCTGCCCACCTGGGTGGTCAG GTAAACTGTGCCAACAAGCCAACCCCTGTGCCTCAAACCCGTGTGCCAACGGTGGCCTGTGCTCCGCCATCGACTCCCACTACATCTGCACCTGCACACCCTTCTTCTCCGGACAGACCTGCAAACAGGACGTCAACGAGTGTGATGTGAGCACGTCACCCTGCAAGAACGGTGGACTGTGCATCAACGACGTTGGCGGCTACCGATGCCAGTGCCCACAGGAGTACACGGGCAAGCACTGCGAGAGCCGCTACCTGCCCTGCAACCCATCGCCCTGCCATAATGGAGGCACCTGCATCCAGAAGGGAGAGACCAGCTACGAATGCTCCTGTGTTCCAG GTTTTACAGGGAAAAACTGCAACCACAACATTGACGACTGTCCAGGTCATGAGTGCCAGAATGGAGGGACATGTGTGGATGGAGTCAACACCTACAACTGCCAGTGTAAACCAGAATTTACAG GTCAGCTCTGCACAGAAGACGTTGACGAGTGCCAGCTGATGCCCAACGCCTGCCAAAATGGTGGCACGTGCCACAACACGTACGGCAGCtaccagtgtgtgtgcgtgaacgGCTGGACCGGGGACGACTGCAGCGAAAACATCGATGACTGTGCCAGTGCCGCGTGTCACCATGGATCCACCTGTCATGACCGCGTAGCTTCTTTTTACTGCGAGTGCCCACATGGACGCACAG GACTGCTGTGCCAGCTGGATGACGCCTGCATCAGCAACCCCTGTCAGAAAGGCTCCAACTGTGACACCAACCCTGTCAGCGGAAATCACTTCTGCACCTGCCCGTCGGGATACTTCGGAGCTTCCTGCGATCAGGATGTTGACGAGTGCTCACTGG GTTCCAACCCCTGTGAGCACGCAGGGAAGTGCATAAACACCAAGGGTTCCTTCCAGTGTAAGTGCCAGCGGGGTTATGTGGGGCCGCGCTGCGAGCTGGACATCAACGAGTGCATGTCGAACCCGTGCTTGAATGAGGCCACCTGCCTGGACCAAATAGGAGACTTCCACTGTATCTGCATGCCAG GTTACGAGGGGGAGTTCTGCGAGATCGATACAGACGAGTGCGCTGGCAGCCCCTGCCTGAACAACGGCAAGTGTATCGACAAGATCAACGCCTTCCACTGCCAGTGCCCCACAG GCTTCACTGGGAACCTTTGCCAGATAGACATTGACGAGTGTGCCAGCACGCCGTGCAAAAATGGCGCCAAATGCACAGATGGACCCAACAAGTACACCTGCGAGTGCACTGAAG GTTACTCTGGGAGACACTGTGAGACGGACATTAACGAGTGTTACTCAGACCCATGCCACTACGGCACCTGCATTGACGGCCTGGCCTCCTTCAGCTGCCACTGCAGACCTGGATATACCGGCCGGCTGTGTGAGACCAACATCAACGAGTGTCTGAGCCAGCCGTGCAGGAACGGCGGCACCTGTCAGGACCGAGAGAACGCCTACATCTGCAGCTGCCCCAAAGGCACCACAG GAATCAACTGTGAAATCAACATTGACGACTGCAAGAGTAATCCCTGTGACTACGGGACCTGCATCGACAAGATCAATGGCTACGAGTGCGCATGTGAACCGGGATACACGG GTACCATGTGTAACATCAACATCGACGAGTGTGCCATCAACCCCTGCCACAACGGTGGCACCTGTATCGACGGCATCAACGGCTTCACCTGCGTGTGTCCAGAGGGTTACCATGATGCCACCTGCTTTTCCCAGGTCAACGAGTGCCTCAGCAACCCCTGCATCCATGGCCACTGTGAGGACAAGATCAACGG TTATAAATGCCTGTGCGATTCTGGCTGGAGTGGTAAAAACTGCGACATCAACAACAATGAGTGTGAATCCAACCCATGTATGAATGGAGGCACCTGCAAGGACATGACCAGCGGATACGTCTGCACCTGTTGCATGGGCTTCACCG GACCAAACTGCCAGACCAACATCAACGAATGTGCCTCCAACCCCTGCCTCAATCAGGGGACTTGCATCGACGACGTCGCAGGCTACATGTGCAACTGTATCCTGCCTTACACGg GAGAGAACTGTGAAACCTTGATGGCACCCTGCAGCTCCAAACCCTGCAAGCACGGAGGAGTGTGTCAGGAGTCAGAGGACTATCAGAGCTTCTCCTGCGACTGTCCTGAAGGATGGCAAG GCCAAACATGTGAGGTGGACATCAAAGAGTGTGTGAAGAATCCCTGTCGCAATGGAGCAACCTGCCAGAACACTTTGGGGAGTTACCGCTGTGCATGCAAACCGGGCTTCGCTGGACGCAACTGCGAAGACAACATTGATGACTGCAAGCCCA ATCCCTGCAGCAATGGAGGCCTCTGTAAGGACGAGGTGAACGGCTTTCTGTGCACCTGCCTGCCCGGCTTCCGGGGCACAAAGTGTGAGGAGGACATCAACGAGTGCGAGAGCAACCCATGCAAGAACGGAGCCAACTGCACTGACTGCGTCAACAGCTACACCTGTACCTGCCCGCCCGGCTTCAGTGGGATCCACTGTGAAAACAACACTCCTGACTGCACTGAGAG CTCTTGCTTTAATGGCGGCACCTGCATGGACGGCATCAACACCTTCACATGTTTATGCCCACCGGGCTTCACTGGGAGCTACTGCCAGCATGACATCAACGAGTGTGACTCCAAACCCTGTCTGAACGGCGGCACGTGCCAGGACAGCTATGGCACCTACAAGTGCACCTGTCCACATGGATACATCGGTTTGAACTGTCAG AACTTGGTTCGTTGGTGCGACTCATCACCCTGTAAGAACGGGGGAACATGCTGGCAGAGAGGAACCACGTACAGTTGTGAGTGCATGACAGGCTGGACGGGGCTTTACTGTGACGTCCCAAGTGTTTCCTGTGAGGTGGCAGCCAAACAGAGAG GAGTTGACGTCGCCCATCTGTGTCGTAACTCGGGTCAGTGTCTGGATGCAGGGAACGTTCACTACTGCCACTGCCAGGTTGGATATACTGGAAGTTACTGCGAGGAGCAGGTGGATGAATGCACCCCGAACCCCTGCCAGAACGGAGCCACCTGTACTGACTTCTTGGGTGGATACACCTGCAAG tgCATGCCAGGATACGTGGGGACCAACTGCTCTGACGAGATCAATGAATGTTTCTCCCAGCCGTGCCAGAACGGGGGCACCTGCATTGACCTGATCAATACCTACAAATGCTCCTGTCCCCGGGGAACCCAAG GTGTGCACTGTGAGATCAACATCGACGACTGCAACCCGTTCATCGACCCAGTCACCAAAGAGCCCAAGTGTTTCAACAAAGGGACGTGTGTGGATCGAGTGGGAGGCTACCACTGCACCTGCCCTGCAGGATACGTAGGGGAGCGCTGCGAGGGAGACGTCAACGAGTGCCTGTCCAACCCATGTGACCCGCGGGGCACGCACAGCTGCATCCAGCTCACCAACAACTACCGCTGCGAGTGTCGCACTGGATACACAG GTCAGCGCTGTGACACAGTGTTTGATGGATGTAAGGGAAAACCGTGTCGCAATGGAGGGACCTGCGCTGTAGCCAGCAACACCCCGCATGGCTTCATCTGCAAATGTCCCCCT GGCTTTACTGGCTCCACATGTGAATATGATGCCCAGGCCTGCGGCAGCCTCCACTGTCGCAATGGAGGCACGTGCATCTCCGGCCACAAGAGTCCCAAGTGTCTGTGCACCCCATCATTCACCGGGCCCGAGTGCCAGTATCCCACCGACAGCCCCTGTAACTCCAACCCCTGCTACAATGGTGGCACGTGCGAATACACCTCTGAGGCACCGTTCTACCACTGCGTCTGCCCCAAATACTTCAACGGTCTTTTATGCCACATTCTGGATCCCAAGTTCCAGGGCGGGTTTGGAAACAACATCGAACCGCCGCCGTCGGACGTGGACGTCAGCTGCCACATCCCGCAGTGCGAGGAAGCTCAGCACAACAAGTTCTGCGACGTCCTCTGTAACAACCACGAGTGCGGCTGGGACAACGGGGACTGCTCGCTCAACTTTGACGATCCGTGGAAGAACTGCTCGTCCTCGCTGCAGTGCTGGAGATACTTCAACGACGGAAAGTGTGATTCACAGTGCGACAACGCCGGATGTCTCTATGATGGCTTTGACTGTCAGAATCTGGAGGGACAGTGCAA TCCTCTGTATGACCAGTACTGCAAGGACCACTACGCTGACGGCCACTGCGACCAGGGCTGCAACAATGCCGAGTGTGGGTGGGACGGCTTGGACTGTGCCAACAACATGCCCGAGAAGCTTGCTGTGGGCCAGTTGGTCCTGGTGGTCCACATCACCCCCGAGCACCTTCTCAACAACTCCTTCGGCTTCCTGCGCGAGCTGAGCCACGTCCTCCGCACCAACGTGATATTCAGGAAGGACGCCAAGGGCGAGATGATGGTGTACCCATACTATGGAAACGAACATGAGCTGAAGAAGTACAATGTGAAGCGCTCAGTGGATTCCTGGTCAGAGGTTCCTGGCAAGGTTCTGAACGTGGTGAAGAGGAGCCTGTATGATGAGGCAGACGGGAGCCAGAGAACGAAGAGGGAGCTGGATCATCTGCAGATCAAAGG TTCAGTCGTCCACTTGGAGGTGGACAACCGGCAGTGCTTCCAACAGTCTACTGAGTGTTTCCAGAGCACCAATGATGCCGCAGCTTTCCTCGGGGCTTTGGCCTCCAGTGGCAAACTGGATGTTCCCTACACCATTGAAGCTGTTTTTA GCGGTGTGGACCCTCCGTCTTCACAGGACCTCTACCCAATCTACTTGGTCCTGGGTGGCGTAGGGATACTGGCCTTCCTCGGAGTGGGGATGGTGGCTGCCCGAAAGCGCCGCCATGAGCATGGGCGCCTCTGGCTCCCCGAGGGTTTCAAGACCACAGAGACCAGCAAGAAGAAGAGACGTGAGCCTGTCGGAGAGGATTCCGTGGGATTAAA GCCACTGAAAAACACCTCGGACATTTCACTCATGGATGACAACCAGAATGAATGGGGAGAAGACGAGCCTTCGGATGCAAAACGCTTCAGG TTTGACGAGCAGGCTATACTGGAGGTGGACGACCAGACGGACCACCGCCAGTGGACGCAGCAGCATCTGGATGCTGCTGACCTGCGCATCCCCTCCATCGCTCCCACACCCCCTCAGGGTGAGATTGAGAATGACTGCATGGACGTCAATGTCCGAGGACCAG ATGGATTCACTCCGCTGATGATCGCATCCTGCAGCGGGGGAGGTTTAGAAACAGGCAAcagcgaggaagaggaggacgcCTCAGCCAACGTGATAAATGACTTCATCTACCAGGGTGCTAACCTTCACAACCAGACTGACCGCACAGGTGAAACCGCTCTTCACCTGGCCGCCCGATATGCCCGCTCTGACGCTGCCAAACGCCTGCTGGAGGCCAGCGCTGACGCCAACATCCAGGACAACATGGGCAGGACGCCTCTGCATGCTGCTGTGGCAGCTGATGCTCAGGGGGTGTTCCAG ATCCTGATAAGGAACCGCGCCACAGACTTGGATTCCCGCATGCACGATGGCACTACACCCCTGATCTTGGCTGCCAGGCTGGCTGTGGAGGGCATGGTGGAGGAGCTCATAAACTGTCACGCTGACGTCAATGCAATCGATGATTTCG GTAAATCAGCCCTACACTGGGCCGCAGCAGTAAATAACGTAGAGGCTGCAATTGTGCTTCTCAAGAATGGTGCCAACAAGgacatgcaaaacaacaag GAGGAAACCCCTCTATTCTTGGCTGCCAGGGAAGGAAGCTACGAGACAGCCAAGGTCTTACTGGACCACTTTGCCAACAGAGAAATAACTGACCATATGGACCGGCTACCCAGAGACATTGCACAGGAGAGGATGCATCACGATATTGTGCGGCTGATGGATGATTACAACCTGGTACGGAGTCCTCACATGCATGGAGGGTCACTCAGCACCACTttgtctccccctctctgctcgcCCAACGGCTACTTGGGCGGCATGAAGCAGCCTCAGCCCCAAGGTCAAGGCCAGGGCAAGAAGGCACGCAAGCCCAGCGCCAAGGGCATCGGCTGCAAGGAGGGCAAAGATATgaaggtgaagaagaagaattcaCAGGATGGGAAGTCTGGAAACCTCCTGGACAGCTCAGCTGTGTTGTCACCAGTTGACTCGTTGGAGTCTCCACACGGCTATGTCTCTGATGTGGCCTCGCCACCCATGATGACCTCACCTTTCCAGCAGTCACCATCTGTATCCCTAAACCACCTGCAGGGTATGTCTGACCCACACCTATCTGTCAATCACATGGTGATGCCAAACAAGCAGGAGCTGGCTCGGATGCAGTTTGACCCGCTGCCTCCCCGTCTCACTCATCTGCCCGTGTCTGGCTCAGGTGGCCAGGGCGCCATAAACGGCCAGTGTGATTGGCTGTCCAGGATGCACGGCAACCTGAGCCAGCCAGGCCAGTTCAACCCAAtgagaggagctgctggtggTCAGGGAGGCCTGCACCCGGGAGGGCAGCACGGGTTGATGACTTCCCTCCACAATGGCCACCCCACCACCAGCCTGTCTCAGATGATAACCTACCAGGGGATCCAGAGCACCAGGCTGGGTCCACAGCCTCACATCATGCAGCAGCAGGCTcagcagatgcagcagatgCAGAATCTACAGCAgctccaacagcagcagcagcagcaacaacagagcATCCAGCTGCAGCACCAGAACTCAAATTCAACCAACAGCCAGAACTTCATCAGTGGGGAGCTCAGTTCCCCGGAGCTCCAGCAGGGCACAGGCAACTCCAGCATGCCCATCCACACCATCCTGCCGCAGGAGACCCAGATCATGCCCTCCTCCATCAGCCAGTCAATGCCCAGCACCCAGTTTCTCACCCCACCCTCCCAGCACAGCTATTCAGGCCCCATGGACAACACCCCAAACCATCAGGTCCAGGTCCCTGACCACCCCTTTCTGACCCCTTCCCCCGGCTCCCCCGATCAGTGGTCAAGTTCATCTCCTCATTCCAACATGTCCGACTGGTCCGAGGGCATTTCAAGTCCACCAACAAGCATGCAGTCTCAGATTGGACATATACCCGAACAGTTCAAATAA